A part of Gemmatimonas groenlandica genomic DNA contains:
- a CDS encoding nucleotide pyrophosphohydrolase, translated as MSEILAFRDARDWKQFHTPKNLAAALSIEVGELQETLLWKTDEQITESLRQTEKFNRIRDEVADVLIYALLFAEATGVDPVTAIRSKLQGNAEKYPVETSKGSALKYSELPSTPKS; from the coding sequence ATGTCCGAGATTCTGGCGTTTCGTGATGCGCGAGACTGGAAACAATTTCATACACCCAAGAATCTCGCGGCGGCGCTCTCCATAGAAGTGGGTGAGCTGCAAGAAACGCTTCTATGGAAAACCGACGAGCAGATAACTGAGTCGCTTCGTCAGACGGAGAAGTTCAATCGCATTCGAGATGAAGTCGCGGATGTCTTGATCTATGCCTTGCTGTTTGCTGAAGCCACGGGTGTCGATCCAGTCACCGCGATCCGTTCAAAGCTCCAAGGAAATGCGGAGAAGTACCCCGTTGAGACATCGAAGGGGTCAGCATTGAAGTACTCGGAGCTGCCATCAACGCCAAAGTCCTAG
- a CDS encoding SIR2 family protein produces the protein MLLIIAGAGASLDSVPFTPPHTESAGYQLPLADQLFGVSQAFLDIQTKYPALKQISTRLHFRSNGKTVEDVLAEMQEEAKHNPARHRQLVAVRYYLQELIDTCEQRWYRGHSLPTNMIALLDQIENARLKHGGGAHPCFITFNYDRIIENALSNRGHTFNNISDYTAANRPALLKLHGSVDWVRPVTGLKRPPRDNSRNEVAERMGEEFHEIVPEQVGEIKIIRSISSTTSEEGIHLPAIAIPTKGKSFECPESHVEELRKILPEVRCILTIGWRAQEDHFLVELRRLATKPIVGICVGANGHDADPVTKQMMRTMPRSEFRSFDGRGFSDFVRNHGVERLSNLEWHR, from the coding sequence ATGCTATTGATCATTGCTGGCGCGGGTGCCTCGCTTGACTCCGTGCCATTCACGCCTCCTCACACCGAGTCTGCGGGATATCAGCTACCCCTCGCCGATCAGCTCTTCGGGGTCAGTCAAGCCTTTTTAGATATTCAGACCAAGTATCCAGCTCTAAAGCAGATATCGACGCGACTGCACTTCCGCTCGAATGGCAAAACCGTTGAGGATGTACTCGCCGAAATGCAGGAAGAGGCGAAACACAATCCGGCCCGCCACCGGCAGTTGGTCGCGGTGAGATACTACCTCCAAGAACTCATTGATACCTGTGAGCAGCGATGGTACCGAGGGCACTCCCTGCCCACCAACATGATAGCGCTACTTGACCAAATTGAAAACGCTAGGCTCAAGCACGGCGGCGGCGCACACCCATGCTTCATCACCTTCAACTATGACCGCATTATTGAGAACGCGCTCAGCAATCGTGGACATACGTTCAATAACATATCTGACTATACGGCAGCGAATCGTCCTGCTTTATTGAAGCTCCACGGTTCCGTTGACTGGGTTCGACCGGTAACGGGTTTGAAGCGACCGCCAAGGGATAATTCGCGAAATGAGGTAGCCGAGCGAATGGGCGAGGAGTTTCACGAAATCGTCCCAGAGCAGGTTGGCGAAATCAAAATCATACGAAGCATTAGCTCCACAACTTCTGAGGAAGGAATCCACTTGCCAGCGATTGCGATTCCGACGAAGGGCAAGTCTTTTGAATGCCCGGAATCGCATGTGGAGGAGCTACGGAAGATTCTACCTGAGGTTCGCTGTATCCTGACAATTGGGTGGCGCGCACAGGAAGATCATTTTTTGGTCGAACTTCGCAGACTTGCTACGAAGCCGATTGTTGGCATCTGTGTTGGCGCTAATGGGCACGATGCTGATCCAGTCACTAAGCAGATGATGCGGACCATGCCCCGAAGTGAGTTTAGGTCATTTGACGGGAGGGGCTTTTCGGATTTCGTGCGTAATCACGGTGTCGAGAGACTTTCGAATCTCGAGTGGCATCGTTGA
- the istB gene encoding IS21-like element helper ATPase IstB — MSGGTLRDRLRTQLADCKMPGALEAVDDILRRIDAGELSAGPAMEALLGSHIALRNQRRLQTAMRCARLPTVKTLDDFDFTFQPSVKRDQLESLHTLQFLERKENVVFLGPPGVGKTHLAISLAVIAAERGRRVYYATLADLITWLEDAQQAGHLTRRLRTLVSPSLMVVDEIGYLPISRTGAQLFFQLMSRRYEHASTVLTSNKSFEEWGEVFGDEVMAAALIDRLVHHCHIVNIRGNSYRMREHRALASRLAPPPAPDSSSAPVRGRSPRRQEG, encoded by the coding sequence ATGAGCGGCGGCACGCTGCGCGACCGACTCCGCACCCAGCTGGCCGACTGCAAGATGCCTGGCGCGTTGGAAGCGGTGGATGACATTCTGCGCCGCATCGATGCCGGCGAGTTGAGCGCCGGTCCCGCGATGGAAGCGCTGCTCGGCAGTCACATCGCGCTCCGCAATCAGCGCCGCCTCCAAACGGCGATGCGCTGTGCGCGATTGCCGACGGTGAAGACGCTCGACGATTTCGACTTCACCTTTCAGCCGTCGGTGAAACGCGATCAGCTCGAGAGTCTGCACACGCTACAGTTCCTCGAGCGCAAAGAAAATGTCGTGTTTCTCGGGCCGCCCGGTGTCGGGAAGACGCACCTCGCGATCAGCCTGGCGGTGATCGCGGCCGAGCGCGGACGACGCGTCTACTATGCGACGCTGGCGGACTTAATCACGTGGCTCGAAGACGCGCAGCAGGCCGGCCATCTCACGCGACGGCTGCGCACCCTCGTGTCGCCGAGCCTCATGGTCGTCGACGAAATCGGCTATCTGCCGATCTCGCGCACCGGCGCGCAGCTGTTCTTCCAGTTGATGAGTCGACGCTACGAACACGCGTCGACGGTGCTCACCAGCAACAAGTCCTTCGAGGAGTGGGGCGAGGTCTTTGGGGACGAGGTCATGGCCGCCGCGCTCATTGATCGCTTGGTCCACCACTGCCACATCGTCAACATCCGCGGCAACAGCTACCGCATGCGCGAACATCGCGCGCTCGCCTCACGCTTAGCCCCGCCACCCGCGCCGGACTCCTCCAGCGCCCCCGTACGTGGCCGCTCCCCCCGACGCCAGGAGGGCTGA
- the istA gene encoding IS21 family transposase, translating to MYSRDTLVLLQHLLDQGLGKRAIATQLGVSSRTVHHWIATGQLTRVVESPVIRTTAPRPQRLDPFKPLIHERLGSYPALSAQRLFAECRAAGYVGGVTRLRDYVARVRPRQEPEPLIRFETAPGCQGQFDFAEVKLPWGKRYAVLVVLGYSRKLYVEFVPRQTALTVMQSLERAFADFGGVPSEMLFDQLKAVIVEDQRPGGGKLLENAEFGRFAAHWGFRIRACRPYRAQTKGKVERPVGYLRTSFLYGREFLGDADLADQCTRWLAEVANVRIHGTTGESPAARFLRDEQATLQPLAARPYRSMVLVAPQVEPAPTRRVPHIAVERRALAHYGALLAEEAS from the coding sequence GTGTACAGCAGGGATACCCTCGTGTTGCTACAGCACTTGTTGGATCAGGGGCTCGGGAAGCGGGCCATTGCCACGCAGTTAGGCGTGAGCTCGCGGACGGTCCATCACTGGATCGCGACTGGGCAGCTGACGCGGGTGGTCGAGTCGCCGGTGATCCGGACGACCGCGCCGCGTCCGCAGCGACTGGATCCGTTTAAGCCGCTCATTCACGAGCGATTGGGGTCGTATCCGGCCCTGTCCGCACAGCGACTGTTCGCCGAGTGTCGGGCCGCCGGGTATGTCGGTGGCGTGACACGCCTCCGCGATTATGTGGCCCGCGTCCGGCCGCGTCAGGAGCCGGAGCCGCTCATCCGCTTTGAGACGGCGCCCGGATGTCAGGGGCAGTTCGATTTCGCCGAAGTGAAGTTGCCGTGGGGCAAGCGCTACGCGGTGCTCGTCGTGCTCGGATACTCGCGCAAGTTGTATGTGGAGTTCGTGCCGCGGCAGACGGCGCTGACGGTGATGCAGAGTTTGGAGCGCGCATTCGCGGACTTCGGTGGCGTGCCGTCGGAGATGCTGTTCGATCAGCTCAAGGCCGTCATCGTCGAGGATCAGCGTCCGGGTGGCGGGAAGCTGCTCGAAAATGCGGAGTTCGGGCGCTTCGCCGCGCACTGGGGCTTTCGCATTCGCGCGTGCCGTCCGTATCGCGCGCAGACCAAAGGGAAAGTCGAGCGACCGGTCGGCTACCTCCGTACCAGCTTTCTCTACGGCCGGGAGTTTCTCGGCGATGCGGACTTGGCCGATCAGTGCACGCGCTGGCTCGCGGAGGTCGCCAATGTGCGGATCCACGGGACGACCGGTGAGTCGCCGGCCGCCCGCTTTCTTCGCGACGAGCAGGCCACCCTCCAGCCGCTCGCCGCGCGACCGTATCGGTCGATGGTCTTGGTCGCCCCGCAGGTCGAGCCCGCGCCGACACGTCGGGTCCCGCACATCGCCGTCGAGCGACGGGCCCTCGCTCACTATGGCGCGTTGCTCGCCGAGGAGGCCTCATGA
- a CDS encoding ATP-binding protein → MTVANIAFLLDRLAADTPPNQQIRELTQNAIEAVVRRQKAGEGGEGLIRWDVDWEHLARTDTFKLCIVDNGDGMTPEQMSSYLNSLAVQGANQTQSISENFGVGAKITALFRNSLGLVYQSWRDGRGTMVKLHRDDSIGQYGLDSFDLADGPHWTPRIKDVNRPRGIEDSGTKVTLLGVSDEGNTCVPPETGGMNWLVTYLTSRYFRLPANLKLQVRVLTKDVERWPKGEPSPSEKTFNLQTIRGTKHLFDEYSSAHGTVHLSNADAHWWVFDDPAKSSKEMSSRGSRTGQAGIVFQDEVYVLRTPPSSRRILAGFGVLFGAEHVIIYIEPRGGTTGLDLRADTARSRVLINGEDVEEANWWERWGAEFRTQLPAEIRAKIDEIMARSNSDPHGKLRERILERLKRIRDFLRPSRYRKSASGVVLAAGSVRGGAAGSDGELSEPRSHRLSGSRGGRASDDYLADLVESGGDEAVPVLAQPREPEVLWVTLGKGREDGEMEDVAAEIAGDALNSSTIKANADFRGYRDVLSHFALVFNPNADLEIERLIVDYVQEWMGLQLVEAVMTIRNLANGRTWTGVELQQALSPYALTSVMMARFHVIERVARSLKTDLARVVTKVQH, encoded by the coding sequence ATGACCGTCGCGAACATCGCGTTCCTTCTGGACCGCCTCGCGGCAGACACCCCGCCCAATCAGCAGATCCGTGAGCTGACCCAGAACGCCATCGAAGCGGTCGTACGGCGTCAGAAAGCCGGCGAGGGGGGAGAGGGGCTTATCAGGTGGGACGTTGATTGGGAGCATCTCGCCCGCACGGACACGTTTAAGCTCTGCATCGTCGATAACGGCGATGGTATGACACCTGAGCAAATGTCGTCGTACTTGAACAGCCTTGCAGTTCAGGGCGCCAATCAAACCCAAAGCATCTCAGAGAATTTTGGAGTTGGTGCTAAGATCACGGCCCTTTTCCGGAATAGCCTCGGTCTCGTCTATCAGTCTTGGCGTGACGGCCGTGGTACGATGGTCAAGCTGCACCGAGATGACTCCATCGGGCAGTACGGACTAGACTCATTTGATCTCGCAGATGGTCCCCATTGGACTCCGCGGATCAAGGACGTCAATAGACCTAGAGGCATCGAGGACTCTGGGACCAAGGTGACGCTTCTCGGTGTCAGCGACGAAGGCAACACCTGTGTGCCGCCCGAAACAGGGGGAATGAATTGGCTGGTGACGTACTTAACCAGTCGCTATTTCCGCCTGCCGGCGAACCTGAAGCTTCAAGTTCGCGTGCTGACGAAGGATGTTGAACGCTGGCCGAAGGGCGAGCCATCGCCCTCGGAGAAAACATTCAATCTCCAGACTATCCGCGGCACGAAGCATCTGTTCGACGAGTATTCAAGCGCGCACGGTACGGTGCATCTCTCAAATGCGGACGCGCACTGGTGGGTTTTCGACGACCCCGCGAAGTCATCGAAGGAGATGAGTTCGCGCGGAAGCCGAACCGGTCAGGCTGGCATCGTCTTCCAAGACGAGGTGTACGTTCTTAGAACGCCTCCAAGTTCACGCCGCATTCTTGCAGGCTTCGGAGTGCTGTTTGGAGCTGAGCATGTGATTATCTACATCGAACCGCGCGGGGGGACCACCGGTTTGGACCTCCGTGCAGACACGGCTCGTTCGCGTGTTCTGATCAACGGGGAAGACGTAGAGGAAGCCAATTGGTGGGAACGGTGGGGAGCCGAGTTTCGGACCCAACTTCCGGCTGAGATCAGAGCCAAGATCGACGAGATTATGGCGCGTTCTAACAGTGACCCGCACGGTAAGCTGAGAGAACGCATTCTGGAGCGACTAAAGAGGATTCGCGATTTTCTCCGCCCTAGTCGCTACCGGAAGAGTGCCTCAGGCGTGGTACTAGCTGCAGGAAGTGTTCGAGGAGGAGCCGCCGGCAGCGACGGAGAACTCAGTGAACCTCGATCTCATCGCCTCTCCGGTAGTCGAGGCGGTCGAGCAAGTGACGACTATCTCGCCGATCTTGTGGAGAGCGGGGGAGACGAAGCAGTACCCGTACTGGCACAACCCAGAGAGCCAGAAGTTCTCTGGGTTACGTTAGGGAAGGGAAGGGAAGATGGCGAGATGGAGGACGTCGCGGCAGAGATAGCGGGCGACGCACTCAACAGTTCTACCATCAAGGCTAACGCGGACTTTCGCGGTTATCGCGACGTTTTATCCCATTTCGCTTTGGTGTTCAATCCCAATGCTGACCTAGAGATAGAACGTCTGATCGTTGACTACGTGCAGGAGTGGATGGGGCTTCAATTGGTCGAAGCGGTAATGACCATCCGAAATCTCGCGAACGGGCGCACGTGGACCGGAGTTGAACTACAGCAAGCGCTCTCTCCTTATGCACTCACGAGCGTAATGATGGCAAGATTTCACGTTATCGAGCGCGTAGCTCGGTCGCTCAAGACGGACCTCGCGCGAGTGGTGACGAAAGTACAGCACTAG
- a CDS encoding HNH endonuclease, whose translation MSRAAAPVSLEELRRRALQEAPASATPAQRIQNVYTRSASVKAYVLKRADGTCESCLIPAPFTRIDGTPYLEPHHIRRLADGGPDHPSSVAAICPTCHRRVHHGADGNEVNRRLAERVATLEKRAVD comes from the coding sequence GTGAGTCGCGCTGCTGCGCCTGTCTCACTCGAGGAACTAAGACGCCGTGCGCTACAAGAAGCGCCGGCCAGCGCGACACCTGCTCAACGCATTCAGAACGTCTACACACGCAGCGCCTCGGTAAAGGCGTATGTACTCAAGCGGGCAGATGGCACGTGTGAGAGCTGCCTAATTCCTGCGCCATTTACAAGGATAGATGGAACGCCGTACTTGGAGCCGCACCACATCCGACGGCTCGCCGATGGAGGACCGGACCATCCAAGCTCAGTCGCGGCGATCTGTCCCACGTGTCATCGGCGAGTTCATCATGGGGCAGACGGCAACGAGGTCAATAGGCGCCTCGCCGAACGCGTCGCGACTTTAGAGAAAAGGGCCGTCGATTAG
- a CDS encoding DUF2075 domain-containing protein: MIVYSADKRQFLSDIDEREIDEVIHLRYKTITGRGVGTSELRSWRESLTRMASVLRDDSIPPNVGIAIEFHIPQSSKRIDVTLTGLDDENGKNAVIVELKQWESATRTDRDAIVTTFVGGGNRELVHPSYQAWSYSTLLEGFNTAVHEGGIVLRPCAYLHNYVRDGQIDHSFYNGYISKAPLFLKGEEEKAKLRSFISTHVKRGDSSGILEEIEGAKIRPSKALADSLAVLMKGNPEFVLIDDQKTVFEGVVAAAKSASSATPRVVIVEGGPGTGKSVLAINLLSALTSDGLVCKYVSRNAAPRAVFQSKLTGSLTKTKYESLFGSSGSFVESTPNAFDLLIVDEAHRLSEKSGLLNNKGENQTKELIAAGKCTVFFIDEDQRVTLRDAGSKAAIRTFAESRGAVVEEYGLASQFRCSGSDGYLAWLDHVLDIRTTANTTLDSAQYDFHVFDSPSELHDLIEAMNTGNKSRMVAGYCWPWLGKKDPAVQDITIGSNYKRRWNLVKDGSLWIVSPDSVNEVGCVHTCQGLELDYVGVIIGPDLIIRDGRVLTVPSARAFQDKSLHGLKKLAKTDSAKAAQVADQIIKNTYRTLMTRGMKGCYIYCTDPETSDYFRSCLRRESPVS, translated from the coding sequence GTGATCGTCTATTCCGCCGACAAGCGTCAATTCCTGTCCGATATCGACGAACGTGAAATCGATGAGGTGATTCATCTCCGCTACAAAACGATCACGGGGCGCGGAGTTGGAACGAGCGAGCTTCGGTCATGGCGTGAGTCTCTGACGCGAATGGCCAGCGTTCTGAGGGACGACAGTATTCCACCCAATGTGGGGATCGCAATTGAATTTCACATTCCGCAGAGTTCGAAGCGTATCGACGTAACCCTGACGGGACTCGACGATGAGAACGGGAAGAACGCGGTAATCGTCGAACTAAAGCAGTGGGAATCAGCCACGCGAACAGACCGCGACGCCATCGTAACTACGTTCGTGGGTGGCGGAAATCGCGAACTGGTCCATCCCTCGTATCAAGCGTGGTCGTATTCAACTTTGCTTGAAGGATTCAACACAGCGGTTCACGAGGGAGGCATCGTGCTTAGACCGTGTGCCTATCTTCACAATTACGTTCGCGATGGGCAGATAGACCACTCGTTCTACAATGGCTACATCAGCAAGGCCCCCCTATTCCTGAAGGGTGAGGAGGAGAAGGCAAAGCTGCGCAGCTTTATCAGCACACACGTCAAGCGCGGCGATAGCTCCGGAATTCTCGAGGAGATTGAAGGCGCAAAGATCCGTCCATCGAAGGCGCTCGCCGATAGTCTAGCAGTCTTGATGAAGGGCAATCCCGAGTTTGTCCTCATCGACGATCAGAAGACCGTATTCGAAGGTGTCGTGGCAGCTGCAAAATCCGCATCATCCGCCACGCCTCGGGTCGTTATCGTAGAGGGAGGTCCCGGTACTGGCAAATCTGTGCTGGCCATCAACCTGCTTTCAGCGCTGACATCGGATGGACTCGTCTGCAAATATGTCTCACGGAATGCCGCGCCCCGTGCCGTATTTCAGTCCAAGCTCACTGGTAGTCTCACCAAAACGAAGTATGAGAGCCTGTTCGGCAGCTCTGGATCGTTCGTCGAATCAACCCCGAATGCCTTTGACCTGTTGATCGTCGATGAGGCGCATCGATTGAGTGAGAAGTCTGGCCTCTTAAACAACAAAGGCGAAAACCAGACCAAGGAACTCATCGCGGCAGGCAAGTGCACGGTCTTTTTTATCGATGAGGATCAACGGGTTACTCTGCGCGATGCTGGCTCAAAGGCTGCGATTCGCACGTTCGCCGAATCCCGTGGTGCCGTAGTCGAAGAGTACGGATTGGCATCGCAGTTCCGGTGCAGCGGTTCGGATGGGTATCTCGCGTGGTTGGATCATGTGCTTGATATCCGCACCACGGCCAATACAACGCTCGATAGTGCCCAATACGACTTTCACGTTTTCGACTCCCCGTCAGAGCTTCACGACCTCATTGAGGCGATGAACACGGGCAATAAATCGCGGATGGTCGCCGGATATTGCTGGCCGTGGCTGGGTAAGAAGGATCCTGCCGTTCAGGATATCACTATCGGCAGCAACTACAAACGCCGATGGAACTTGGTCAAGGATGGCAGCCTCTGGATAGTCTCCCCTGACTCGGTAAACGAAGTTGGATGTGTACACACCTGCCAAGGGCTAGAACTCGATTACGTGGGCGTTATCATTGGCCCCGACCTGATCATTCGAGATGGCCGCGTGCTGACCGTTCCATCCGCACGCGCATTTCAGGACAAGTCGCTCCACGGACTGAAAAAACTGGCCAAGACCGATTCGGCGAAGGCAGCGCAAGTCGCCGACCAGATCATCAAGAATACTTACCGCACACTGATGACTCGGGGAATGAAGGGCTGCTACATCTACTGTACGGATCCCGAAACGTCAGATTACTTCCGCAGTTGCCTTCGGCGAGAGTCGCCGGTTTCGTAG
- a CDS encoding HNH endonuclease: protein MIQTIVLPGRENFPKSVDPAIPLSRLQQAVDSNIFREIQSRFGSRPISTWGFTPTLANKTPKNWNALEVGDRALFTGNNEAFAVARIFDKVHHPEYARQMWGPTEDGRIWEYMILLEDVQRLTPPIPYVDLNPPLGYSSTFVYPGALLLSPERSLVLSALLEERGIKPTPQTPSPPAPAPLPSRKELEGLASLDKPSLVQRRAEQQSLRRFLLEGNSTALCALCGESFSQDLLIAAHIKRRSDCSHQERLDFDHNTMLLCLFGCDALFERQYVIVNAEGTVHLGRRAETDAVQRRQAELTARQVRGWKQPAQPYFAAHAERLRQPVTDESEA, encoded by the coding sequence ATGATTCAAACTATTGTATTGCCCGGACGTGAGAATTTCCCCAAGAGCGTCGATCCCGCGATTCCGCTAAGTCGGCTACAGCAAGCCGTTGACTCCAACATCTTCCGCGAGATACAGTCACGGTTTGGCTCTCGTCCCATTTCGACGTGGGGATTTACGCCGACGCTGGCCAACAAAACTCCGAAGAACTGGAACGCGCTAGAGGTCGGAGATCGCGCCCTCTTCACCGGCAACAACGAAGCGTTTGCAGTAGCTCGCATTTTCGACAAGGTGCATCACCCCGAGTACGCACGACAAATGTGGGGACCGACAGAGGACGGGCGAATCTGGGAGTACATGATTCTCCTCGAAGACGTGCAACGATTGACGCCGCCGATCCCATATGTCGATTTGAACCCGCCGCTTGGCTACAGCAGCACCTTTGTGTACCCCGGTGCTCTGCTGCTCTCGCCGGAACGATCGTTGGTGTTAAGTGCCCTGTTAGAGGAGCGTGGCATCAAACCAACACCACAGACACCCAGTCCTCCCGCTCCAGCCCCCCTCCCATCACGGAAGGAGCTTGAAGGCCTCGCGAGTCTCGACAAGCCCTCGCTCGTTCAGCGGAGGGCCGAACAACAGTCGCTCCGACGCTTCTTACTAGAAGGCAACTCCACCGCCTTGTGCGCTCTCTGCGGCGAGAGCTTTAGTCAAGACCTGTTAATCGCCGCGCACATCAAACGGCGCAGTGACTGCTCGCATCAAGAAAGACTCGACTTCGACCACAATACGATGCTGCTCTGTCTCTTCGGTTGTGATGCCTTATTCGAGCGGCAGTACGTGATCGTCAACGCGGAGGGTACGGTGCATTTAGGACGCCGCGCCGAGACTGATGCCGTTCAACGAAGACAGGCTGAACTCACCGCCCGTCAAGTGCGAGGCTGGAAGCAACCGGCGCAGCCATATTTTGCAGCGCACGCCGAGCGCCTCCGACAGCCTGTCACTGACGAGAGTGAAGCGTGA
- a CDS encoding recombinase family protein, with product MECTRFVSYLRVSTARQGSSGLGLEAQREAVRGFLKGRDASLIEEFVEVESGTNSERPALMRALATSRIHKATLVVSKLDRLARNAHFLLGLKESGVDFVACDMPFANALTVGIMALVAQEEAKMISARTIAALEAVRARGVKLGSPKPITKATQLLGRRASASVRRKRAAQWISDVSPLVKHAFATTDTLLGAAKVLNAQSTPARRGGKWSAAQVKRVLENCIDGSPSS from the coding sequence ATGGAATGCACACGTTTCGTCTCCTATCTTCGCGTCTCCACTGCACGACAAGGAAGCTCAGGACTCGGGCTGGAAGCGCAGCGCGAGGCTGTCCGTGGCTTCTTAAAGGGTCGCGATGCCAGTCTGATCGAGGAGTTTGTCGAGGTCGAATCTGGAACCAACTCGGAACGTCCGGCACTGATGCGAGCGCTGGCCACCAGCCGCATTCACAAGGCGACTCTAGTCGTCTCGAAGCTGGATCGACTGGCCAGAAATGCACACTTCCTGCTCGGGCTGAAGGAGAGCGGCGTCGATTTCGTGGCTTGCGACATGCCCTTCGCTAACGCGCTAACCGTCGGGATCATGGCATTGGTAGCGCAAGAGGAGGCGAAGATGATCTCAGCTCGCACTATAGCAGCGCTCGAAGCCGTACGTGCGCGTGGAGTCAAGTTAGGCTCGCCCAAGCCGATCACGAAGGCCACACAGCTGCTCGGACGGCGCGCGAGCGCGTCCGTGCGCCGCAAGCGAGCAGCACAGTGGATTTCCGATGTCTCGCCCCTCGTGAAGCACGCATTCGCCACCACAGATACGTTGCTTGGCGCAGCCAAGGTTCTCAACGCTCAAAGCACGCCAGCGCGAAGAGGGGGAAAGTGGTCCGCCGCTCAGGTAAAGCGGGTGCTGGAGAACTGCATAGACGGATCACCATCGAGCTAG
- a CDS encoding tetratricopeptide repeat protein, whose translation MTSHSTVVVRVGDLQPTFQAEVLRAYADGHWNASVLQKAVSHEFNFMGPWVEVAVVDSATGVPEDSHLTLRFSPPTGRDLADAERRFAKATRRAERGDTAGAADDLKSLTTTWPETAKYWRALGQAHLVLEEWDASEDALLKSLAIDPLDPDSMTLLGNLYARRGKADRAIALYRRSLELDRNVYAMANVGAMLSKAGQPDEALRVFREAVKLDPNYANAWYGLGLTLANRRDVNVLPEAIGSLDQALRVLKERSSAPEVWDASQGLLTQLSSIAAHDCGNRADSMLSAVTDEVSEIGGLSVTIEEATLRGILAKIELGWVHGRGYHRVVVSHGAGVERVHQIRHELEHARLAALARRAGVNKWFASSIESYALANRAIASDLARLGKLGMSSLDQVEMGRRWIDGINGQLYNFPVDLLIESTLIREHPEFRELWFFAVERQLRVALKIAEDRTIANSTSRLIYRASNTMNGVFALWLEDQYPRRTDIASRFKRIDTFATAKRLYESWREGAASWAAGAELGWVDEWAAVLGLKGWYVWTDGNN comes from the coding sequence TCAGAAGGCTGTGAGCCACGAGTTCAACTTCATGGGTCCGTGGGTAGAGGTGGCGGTCGTCGATAGTGCTACGGGTGTACCGGAAGACTCGCACCTCACGCTTCGATTCTCTCCGCCGACTGGCCGTGACTTAGCCGACGCTGAAAGGCGATTCGCCAAGGCAACACGACGGGCTGAGCGTGGGGATACTGCGGGCGCGGCCGACGATCTCAAGTCACTGACAACGACGTGGCCGGAGACGGCAAAGTATTGGCGGGCACTGGGACAGGCGCATCTCGTTCTTGAGGAGTGGGACGCATCGGAAGACGCCTTGCTCAAGAGCCTCGCCATCGACCCGCTCGACCCCGATTCGATGACCTTGCTCGGCAACCTATATGCTCGCCGAGGAAAGGCTGATCGCGCCATCGCTCTCTATCGACGATCCCTAGAACTGGATCGGAATGTGTACGCCATGGCAAACGTTGGCGCGATGCTGTCGAAGGCAGGTCAGCCTGACGAGGCGCTTCGCGTATTTCGGGAGGCTGTGAAGCTTGATCCCAACTACGCGAACGCTTGGTATGGACTTGGCCTGACCCTCGCGAATCGTCGGGATGTCAACGTGCTGCCGGAAGCCATTGGCTCGTTGGATCAGGCACTCAGGGTGCTAAAAGAGCGGTCATCAGCGCCAGAGGTATGGGATGCTAGTCAGGGTCTACTCACCCAATTATCCAGCATAGCTGCTCACGACTGCGGCAATCGGGCTGACTCCATGCTCTCCGCCGTGACAGACGAAGTCTCGGAGATCGGTGGACTCAGCGTCACGATTGAAGAAGCAACGCTACGTGGCATTCTCGCCAAGATTGAACTTGGTTGGGTGCACGGGCGTGGGTATCACCGTGTGGTCGTAAGTCACGGAGCTGGCGTTGAGCGGGTTCATCAGATTCGACATGAACTCGAACATGCCCGACTCGCTGCGCTTGCCCGTCGTGCAGGAGTGAACAAGTGGTTCGCCAGTTCGATTGAGTCCTATGCGCTCGCGAACCGCGCAATTGCGAGCGACCTTGCACGGCTCGGGAAGCTAGGAATGTCGTCGCTGGATCAAGTGGAGATGGGACGCCGTTGGATCGACGGCATTAACGGTCAGTTGTACAACTTCCCCGTTGACCTGCTCATCGAATCAACGTTGATCAGAGAGCATCCGGAGTTCCGTGAGTTGTGGTTCTTCGCTGTAGAACGTCAGCTTCGCGTTGCACTGAAGATTGCTGAGGATCGTACCATTGCGAATTCAACCTCCCGCTTGATCTACAGGGCGAGCAACACGATGAATGGCGTGTTCGCCCTATGGCTTGAAGACCAGTATCCACGCCGAACAGACATCGCGTCGAGATTCAAGCGGATCGACACGTTCGCAACCGCGAAGAGACTGTACGAGTCTTGGCGTGAGGGCGCAGCGAGTTGGGCGGCTGGTGCCGAGCTTGGTTGGGTTGACGAATGGGCGGCGGTGCTGGGACTGAAGGGCTGGTACGTATGGACAGACGGGAATAACTAG